In a single window of the Melissococcus plutonius ATCC 35311 genome:
- a CDS encoding alpha-keto acid decarboxylase family protein, translating to MYTVADYLLDIVKALGADEVFGVPGDYNLNFLDHITSRKDLRWLGNANELNAAYMADGYARKKGFAAFVTTFGVGELSALNGFAGSKAEHVPVLEIVGTPLTPVQKASAPIHHTFGDGNFKKFEAAHQALGFHTAHLTHENAVEEINKLIKTMIETRQPAYLTIPMDVAEIQINQEIKNEIPALIKEPMEKTNSMLIELIMEQLNKAKSPIIFIGHELARFKLENFVEKFIVNNNLPFTNNGFSKGVVSESLPQFIGTYNGAFSKHMTKEIIDQADLILLLGVQLTDLVTGNFTQSFNDTKTIALNADHMRFFGKTENAQQPYHFASTIQALSEETISTSIKTGTAFSKMINQPNGTDNKLTQDFYDTAVAAFIQPEEVLFAEQGTSFLGLTMNELPNKARYNAQPLWGSIGYTFPAMLGSQVADPTSRNILSIGEGSLQMTIQEFGFAFRENLHPIILLIENSGYTIERFIHGMDESYNDVAQLDYGKIPQLFGAKKSDYLLRYVTTENELLEAFSQARENTDKLILIRIELAEKDAPKPLRDMVKAAEAAAKVN from the coding sequence ATGTATACAGTAGCAGATTATTTATTAGACATCGTTAAAGCATTAGGAGCAGATGAAGTTTTTGGAGTACCAGGTGATTATAATTTAAATTTTTTAGACCATATTACCTCACGAAAAGATCTACGTTGGTTGGGAAATGCCAATGAATTAAATGCCGCTTATATGGCAGATGGCTATGCAAGAAAAAAAGGTTTTGCCGCCTTTGTAACAACGTTTGGCGTAGGCGAATTAAGTGCCTTAAACGGTTTTGCTGGCAGTAAAGCAGAACACGTTCCAGTTCTTGAAATTGTGGGAACGCCTTTAACACCTGTTCAAAAAGCAAGTGCTCCTATTCATCATACGTTTGGAGATGGTAATTTTAAAAAATTTGAAGCCGCCCACCAGGCATTAGGATTTCATACAGCACACTTAACCCATGAAAATGCAGTCGAAGAAATCAACAAACTGATCAAAACAATGATTGAAACAAGACAACCTGCATATTTAACAATTCCGATGGATGTTGCAGAAATTCAAATCAATCAGGAAATAAAAAATGAAATTCCAGCCTTAATCAAAGAACCCATGGAGAAGACAAATTCAATGCTAATTGAATTGATTATGGAACAATTGAATAAAGCAAAATCCCCAATTATATTCATTGGACATGAATTAGCAAGATTCAAGCTAGAAAATTTTGTAGAAAAATTCATTGTCAATAACAACCTACCATTTACAAACAATGGATTCAGCAAGGGAGTTGTCAGTGAGTCTTTACCCCAATTTATTGGTACATATAACGGTGCATTCTCTAAACATATGACGAAGGAAATCATCGATCAAGCAGACCTTATTCTTTTACTTGGCGTTCAATTAACTGATTTAGTTACTGGTAATTTTACTCAAAGTTTTAATGATACAAAAACAATTGCTTTAAATGCAGATCATATGAGATTTTTCGGTAAAACAGAAAATGCTCAGCAACCCTACCATTTTGCTTCAACGATCCAGGCACTTTCAGAAGAAACAATTTCTACATCGATAAAAACTGGAACAGCATTTTCTAAAATGATTAATCAACCAAACGGCACTGATAATAAATTAACACAAGATTTTTATGATACTGCTGTTGCTGCTTTTATCCAACCAGAAGAAGTTTTATTTGCAGAACAAGGCACATCATTTCTTGGCCTAACGATGAATGAATTACCAAATAAAGCTAGGTATAACGCTCAACCATTATGGGGCTCTATTGGTTATACTTTTCCTGCTATGTTAGGTAGTCAAGTTGCTGATCCTACTAGTCGAAATATATTGTCTATTGGTGAAGGATCATTACAAATGACGATTCAGGAATTTGGCTTTGCTTTCAGGGAAAATCTACATCCAATTATACTTTTAATTGAAAATAGTGGCTATACCATTGAACGATTTATTCACGGCATGGATGAAAGTTATAATGATGTAGCACAATTGGACTATGGAAAGATTCCACAACTTTTTGGTGCTAAGAAGAGCGATTACTTACTTCGTTATGTAACCACTGAAAATGAATTATTAGAAGCTTTCTCACAGGCTAGAGAAAATACAGATAAATTGATTTTAATCCGTATAGAATTAGCTGAAAAGGATGCACCAAAACCACTCAGAGACATGGTAAAAGCAGCCGAAGCAGCAGCAAAAGTCAACTAA
- a CDS encoding QueT transporter family protein, with protein MKTMTKSEKQLRVIVTNGIIMALYLALTILVAPIASGPIQFRISESLNHLVVFNRKLMWGVLSGVIIYNLFFGFGIMDVIYGGSQTLIALGITAFLQKKVPNEKIRLGINCLAFTASMFLIAFMLVPSGGKAFWLTYGSLALSEAIIMIISAPIMYLINKSLQLENRL; from the coding sequence ATGAAAACAATGACTAAATCAGAAAAACAATTACGTGTTATCGTAACAAATGGCATCATTATGGCACTTTACCTAGCATTGACAATTCTTGTTGCACCGATCGCTTCTGGACCTATTCAATTTCGAATTTCAGAAAGTTTAAACCATTTAGTTGTTTTTAATCGTAAATTGATGTGGGGCGTTCTATCTGGAGTGATTATTTATAATTTATTTTTTGGTTTTGGTATCATGGATGTCATTTATGGAGGGAGTCAAACATTGATTGCTTTAGGGATAACCGCCTTTTTACAAAAAAAAGTACCCAATGAGAAAATTCGTTTAGGAATAAATTGTTTGGCTTTTACAGCTAGTATGTTTTTAATTGCTTTTATGCTCGTACCCTCTGGCGGTAAAGCATTTTGGCTTACTTATGGATCGCTGGCATTAAGTGAGGCAATCATCATGATTATCTCTGCACCAATTATGTATTTAATTAACAAATCATTACAATTAGAAAATAGATTATGA